A segment of the Daphnia pulex isolate KAP4 chromosome 10, ASM2113471v1 genome:
TTTCGAGAACGTTTACTGTCATAAGTGGctcctcttgttgttgctgtctgCCGGTTCTGCTATTCGTTACTCCGGCAGTTGTCGTAATCATATTCCGACCAGATGAGGCGGCGACTGCGGTAGGAGAGCCTATGGCTGCAATTGCCGCTCCATGTGTCATTGAAATTGCCAAAACCAAGCTGAGAACAGTggtcaaaataaattccattctattattgaatgaaaaacagagaaaattaGCCGTCGTTATAATTCATGTCTTTATATTGACTATATCATTTTTACTGGTAATAATATGCATACgatctagaatttgaaatgCAGCAATTCAAAGTCttcttttagaaattaaattacaattcAATTAGACCTTACTTTGAATGTTGGAGAGTTTGAGAGATCGGAGAGTAATAGGAAGCTGTTGAAGCTGGATGTGATAGATGAGTTTGTGATGTAGAATGAAGCAGTGTGACTGCCTTTTATTTGAAACTGAACTCGGATCGACCTTAGGTCAATTCCACAACCAATAGGGATCCaagacagtttttttttttttttttttttttaatatgagAATCGCCTCATTAGCCCACTCGTATccgcttttctctttctgttgccatttttgtgtgtcgtcTGTGCGATTTATCCGAATCACATGGgatgcaaaataaaatcaagattaGTTCATTGGGTCGACTGGACGTTTAGTCTCGAGATTTGACCCTACTGACCCACTTCGTTAACAATGAGACCTCGAATCTAGTTCTACTGTATAAAATTGGGAAATATGAAACTCTTTGAATCCATTGGGACGTGTCCTAAGTCGTCTTGCTCCAGACGACTCCAGACTACTGCGCTAATTCTTTGGGCAACATTATACTAAACTGTACGACGCCATTAAAATTAGTGAATTTAAACTTGAGTTAAAATGACTAAAATAATAGCAGCAAAGGCTCTCTAAATAGAAAGTAGATTCAATTTTATCGTTCATTTTGAACAGCTGTTGGTTCTTCCGCCCTGAAAGATTTCGACATCGTGTGCAGATGTTCGGGTATTTTTTTAAGCCTTTGCTGTATcctataaacaaaaaatgatgggTGTTTAATGTTTCCAGATCCAGGTTTAGAAAGCAACtctcacaaaagaaaaaaactatgcAAGCTCACCGAGTCATTGTGAATCTAATGCTGTTGAGGAAACTTTTTCCCACACTTGGATTTTATATTGTCACCGTTATGTACTTGTGAAAAGCGACTCATACCGAGCGACTAGCTGTCACATGGTGACCGCGTTTCTTTTGTAATGTGCTGGACGACTACGATGGCCATAGATTCTGCACGAATCGCCTACTAACAATAGTAATGGAATAAAAGGATTCAACCTTATTTCCCTCGCAcggtctatttttattttcccgaaAAGCGCAATATTCCACAGCCGGAGAGTGGCACTTGTCTATCAAAAAAGCTACTCGGTGTATATCCTGTTGTAGAATCcgccaagaaattttttttttcacaaggaaagacaaaaaagacatttttattttgttaccgCAAGCATATAGCTAGTTTGTCTAACAGACTAATTACTAAAGTATGCAACTGGGCGATTACCAGTATGTTTCGGTGAGTTAAACTGTCTGTCGTTTAATGCTAGAGTGGCCTTGCTTCAATTAGTTAGTAAATAATTCATACGTTTTAGGTATCAACTTTAGCTTGGCGTCGTCAGTTCCTGTGATGAAGTTGGGACATTCTCCCATTCGCTACATCATCTATGAAGAACTATGTGGTTAATGCAATACTTTGCATTGTAATCACCCACAAGGAATTTTAGCGAGTTCTGCCAATGTCGGCAAGTCCAGTTAATAACCAACGGAGTCCGACATGGTTTACTTGAACCGGTTTAGAGGCTTCCagcatatatttttaaatatatatatttcttggctatttcttatttatttttttttttattttcatttatggctggattttgttgtctttttttttaattttgcagaTATTACTATAGAAGGGTCGTCGTAGCAACGTATTCTAGTAGAACAAGTTTCAATGCAGGACtaccaaataataatataaacattcttttttctttcataactGCCACTatagattttttcaaaatgactcAACCAGAGGGAAAAGTCTGATAGCAGCGTTGGAAAACATTCAATTCACGAAGAAAGAGCTGCTAGTCATTTCAAAACCTGTTCAAAATTTACCAATATCTCAGCTGTGccagaaataacaaaaagtcaaGATAAAAATATCCATAAGAAGAATCAGGACTGATGGCCGACGGAACGCTGCTGTCCTACGGGGTAAATACAAACGGCATGTTACAGAAATCTAagattaataataatcatacaGATTGCTTCGGTTCTATGATCAGAATACCGGAATCTGGGTTAACTCAAAATCGCATTACATATTTAAGTAAAACCTTGTAAAATTGTTGCCTTAAAGCTTATATCTAGTCAAGCAATGTAACCATAATGATGTTGAATAAGTGTACAAGAACCGTTGATCGGTCGGTGGAAAATGCGGCGGAAGTAAGAATTGCTAACTGCGATTTTCACACggtgcaattttttaaattaccgaAAGGAGAGCGTCGTAATAAGTATAGCATTCCAGATTTGAACGTGAACAAATTCAAAAGCGCTGTTCGACAAAGGAGTTATTTTTGAAGCAAAAGAATGAGATGAATATGCATTATATGCAGGGTCTTATAAGAATCGTTTCCCCTGCAATATCCAAGGGAAAAGATTCTTGTGAAAATAAGAATCAGTtctaaatgtttaaaaatttttctgtacTTCAGTCTAATCAATTCGATGGCGACGCATatggaaatttaaagaaaaaaaagggttaagGATAACGTGACAaacaaatttctatttttcattcgGTTCATGTCACCTACCTAAAAAACCtcgttcattttttgtttctccagaCGAACTACTGATAAACCTGTAAGCGTGCGACGCTGTTTGATCAGTACAACATTCTCTTGAACTATTCAAACCGGTTTGCCAAGAAAACTATTGACCCAAGTTGACCTACTTTCTTCGTACAACATATCAAAAGACGcagcaaaaaaaggggggggggagaagtaTCCAGCAGTCTGTAAAGTCGTCGTTCAAGCGTAAATAAGGAAACAAGAACCTGttcaatatttgtttcatCGCTTTCGGGAGATCTTGTCGTGGTATGTACATCTAGCACAGACTTGGCATCTAATATTTCcttctactttttttgtctgatttttttcaaaagaaaatgtacactcacgaaaaattcttattcgaaatcatattttttaaaaatccaatatCAATTATCCATAACacagggattttttttttcttacacgCACCAGCGGAAGAGTAATTCGAGGTATATTATAtgcagtaattttttttttgtaatctcCGGAGAGAATGAGGTGAATGAACGACCTTTCATTCACCTTGATATACGTTATACCGCCGTTTATGCACCCGTAACTACTGTTATACATGAAGGTTACAAGTAGCGCCAATAGTGTTGATCCGTTATCCAATTTTCCATTGAATATTCGCGAGCTAAACACTTCtcttttatcaaaattataaataattggCGCAGCGAATATTATTCGACGTACAGGCCTTACCTAATTAAGTAATTATGGGCCTAGTTGCCAAGTTTCGCCTGCTATAAATATAAAGTCACCGATGGGCATAGAGCTGAAGGCCAACATCTCACATTCTCATCATTCACACGATGCGTTCCAGTCATTTAGTGTCAAGTCAACTGTGTTTGGTGCTGGTGCTTTTTACGGCCGTTGCATCATCTAAACGTGAACTAGTAGAAAATGTAATCTCCAGTCAGCCGGAAGTGGCCGGGAGACTTTCTCCTGCTGTCCAAATCGGCACGTCACTGTGGTCCAGTCGTCAGCAGCCGACGCGTCTAGTCGGTGTCGTTGAACCGGGACGATtgctcaacattttcttgggTATCATCTTGATAATGGGATTCGCCgttttgaattcctttttgtACATCGCCATCGGAATTACCGGCTCTTTGCCACCAAGGTTCGCAAGACCTAAACGGGGTCGACCACCTCGGGACGTCAATGATGTGCCGCAATTTTCTCAACACATTTTTCACGCCCTTCACGCAAACCAACAGCGGTACGGCATGGTACCACCATAATGGTACACTCCTATCCAGTAATGCACCGTGTGTACATGTACATCATTACGTGTAGTaccataaaaaatgttttctgcaTAATTAACTTTTCCAACGACAACTCGTTTTCAAATAAGGGAACAAAATacagctttttatttttctgttgatggAAATGGTCGATCAACGACCTTCcgacaaataaaacaaggcatccgttaataataaaattatggtCATTAAAttagggttaaaaaaaattgtaatttctgGAAACGACTCGCGTCCCGCTGTGTCTCTATTCCTGCTGGGGGTTGGAACAGGGGAATTGTTTCTTGCAGTCATCCTTGTAGGTGGCTGCCTCCTTAAAGGCGCGCAAAGTACCTTGCCAGCTATTGGGAACCCAACGGTCCAGAACCCTGTAGGGCATTAACAatggacaaaaaaagaaagaaaaaagatttaagtACACAATTCTTTTGAAGGTATACACGTGGATGACCCTAATTTTCATTGTTCCggatctttaaaaaaagcatTCTAGTCTAAGAATAGactaaaaccttttttttttaaatacaaatataattaaaagtattgtttttaaaaatgaatgtctTACATCAAAACAATCTCCTTGCCGGTAACATCGGCTACGTAGTTTCCGGCTTTGCAGGCCGAATAGCGGAGACAGTCTTGGTCGCCCAAGGCAGCTCCGACTACAGTCGACATAACCTCGGGAGTGACATAATCGTAGACGGAAGTAGTTTTGTTAACCATCTTCTCAGGCTCTGTAGGCATGCCGGAATCTTCACCTGTTTGTAGAAACACAccagaatgaaaaagaaaaacaaaaccggTAATAAAATATGTGCCATAAATGAGCCTGTTCGAAATGCTTTTCCTCCCAACAagataaatattcaaataatgaTGGGCACGAATTTGACGCAAGATTGATTCACctgaatgaattcaaatgcGTTTTATATCGTACCTGTTTTGCCAGCTAACGGTACAGCCTCGACTGACAGGAGAAGGACCAAGAGAATCCAAACGCAGGAGATGATAGCCAACAGTCCGAAACCTCTCATCTAAATATTGAAAAGatatattaaaacaaaaaaataatgaataaatttcGACTCTTTTCTTGGGAAAGAGcgtataagaaaaaataactaacGATTGCGGGTTTGCTGTCTGATTgctgttgaaaaaaagttgaattgacGAACGAAATCCAGTGGCGTGTGTGCGACCGGCAGACGAGTTTGGAGACGACTGACGCACTTAGCTCGCTTCCAAATCGCCAAATGCTGGagctctttctttttaaaaggtaGGCGGCCAACCGCAGAGCGCCTGGCGCAGCCCAAGTCGCTTTCACCTCGATGCGCTGCTGACCTGATTTCCCTTCCTGTTGTCGGCCAACACATTTATTCTGCCTCTTCTTCAAGTCGGACATTTTACCCTCGTATCCAATGGGGAAACACGGTTTTTTCATTCCAGAAGAATCGTGGGGCCATCACAAATTCATTTCGTCATATCCGTATACGCCCGCCTGactgcctgcctgcctgcctcCTCTCCTTTTCTCTATACGTACATcagacgaaagagaaaataaaaacacacaaaatggaAAGTATAGAGTGAAAATAGAGTAAGGCCTACTATATGTGTTAGCTGCTGCACACACCAGGACCAGGATGTGTAGCTTGGAAATCTTGCGAGTTTTCTAAACGCGTGGGTTATCATCCAACTGGTCACtgggtaattttttgtttcggttttcttttctttctaggtCAACTCTATTGTAGCAGCGGGGTTGCTCTTTGTTGTAGTATTCCCCCATCACATGTTAAACTATAGTAGCTAAAtcgactttttgtttttttttaaacatcaaTCGAGCTTGAGTGTATAGGAATCTATCATAAATTTCGTTCGTGTACCGGTTCACGAGGCAACGTTAACAGATAAATAACCTAACGGATTTCGATATCAAATGGGCTTTCAGAGCATGACGACGATCATCTGCGCATATCAAAACCACCAGGAAACGAACGATAGAAaaagtgtttattttttgttttcccttgtGAAATCCGGAAGACTTTTCAAAAGTCAACGTCGGAATATTGAAGATAGCCTATATGCACTCACAATGCTGTGACCTGCATAAATTGAATGTGTGATGAAATCTTTTCTGTCCAAAAGAGATCACAAAATGTAAtcaattttcatgttttatatAATCTATTTCAAAGATATTTCATCGAATTTGACTGTCATGATATGAACGTTGTTCTACGTGTCTTccattgtctttttctttatcaagctatagcttttcttttcttttgtttatcgttattatttcctttatgtGTGCCGATGGGAAATAGCGGTTAGGAAAAACGTGCGTGTTTGCATATTTTCAAGGTTATTGACTCCAATTCTCTCGTtgtgcaatttctttttttctttctcctttctttgTGCCGTTTTTATAGGGCAACGGGTCGGCTAGTTCTCTTAGCGGGGTGCGACGGTACCTGCGTGTtccggggggaaaaaaacctcCGACTGGTTTTCCGATGACTCAATTCATGGCCAGCATATAGCTCACGGACATAACCATCCATCAgcataattaatttattttttgcgaaAATGCCGTTTCCGTCTAACTGTTGTCGTTGaaaactaataattttatgcaggacgaataaaaatatagtAGGTTTATCAAACGGTGCCAAATACGCAACAGCTGCGTATACGTAATCTGAATTAAAACTGATGAAGCGTGTAGCCCTATTCTTGATTTTTGACAGGAGGACTATATAACATGTTGGGACACTTTTGAGTAGCACGACACAATTCATTTTTGGGAAATTCGGTAGTTATCAGAAGAATTCTTTCCCGTTAGAAATACCCGCCTGCCAGCAAATAGAATCAGGTTGCGGGGAAAATCATCAGTTAACAGTGAGATAAAACATGACCAAATTAGTCATAAACGCGTTAGCACCGACTCGGCAaaactaatgtttttttaaaaatcatgttGGACTTATTAGGCAAGTGTGATGGTTGAAAGATAAGAAGAGCTCGGTATAACCGGACTCTGCTCGAATAACTGTTGCCAAATTTCACGCACAAAAACGGAGAGCAACACCGGCAGCATTTTAAAACACGAATTTATTTAAGAATTGCCCCTATGGACGACCATGGTAAAATGGTTCATTTCGTCTATttcacatttgaatttgaaacaagTCGTGATTATCAAACCGTGTCGCGtgctgttttatttcttacaaTGTATATAGCAAAAGTACCTGTTGGCAAATCCgctcagaataaaaaaaacttccacCTCTTGCAGCTAGATATTATGCAATCCATCATTATGCGATTGCCAACCAAATATAAACACGTTCTATGAATTTATTCATCAACTTCCTCTAAGCccagattaaatttttttttttgggggggggggggggggcttttATTATTAACCTACATTCCTCAATTAATTTTGCAGACTGCAAGTCTGCAACACAGTAAAGCAAAGGAGAATAAGATCGTCCGGTTTAACAGAATTTCTAGCCTTCAGTCTCGTGTTATCAAAGTCTTAATCAAACTTGCGGTTTTGATTTCTAAttattgcttttgtttttacttgaaaataaCTCACGCACAAGACAATTctgaataataatagaaattgtGAAGCAGTCTAGTCTAGGAACATGTGGTCaaaaaacgatttaaaattgaaataggcAGAAACAGTGAGGGggagtaaaaataagaaataacggGAAATTTGTGATTACCTTTTTACCCTTAAACATTCAGACAAGATGAGAAAACGGGGTCAAAACTATCGCCTTtagctattttaaaaaaaaccttgttgACTTGGCTCTccttccaaaacaaaaaaaattctacaagatttttgaaaaactttggactttttctttgtcgATGACTAATAATCGCTCCCCTCTTCTTCACCCTCTGAATCCTCGAAGCACCTGTCCCAAACCTGCCCCCTACCCACACGAAAACAAGACAGCCCTTTACAGGCAATGTTAACAGGGAAAAACATCTTAATGGTTTCCAGGGTCATTTTGCAAGTGAATGAACCCCATTTATGACAAAAGTTAAGAACGCCTATCGATAGAATCGACAATTTCCTTGTCCTCACCGTCAAGCTTTGTGTTCCCTTTTCGTGGAAAACTGATCtcagaaagaaatcaatctTTTCAAATCTCCAGCTTTTGTTATAACATAATGTCTTTCGAAGACAAAATTAATTGCATTCCctatttgcaaaaaaaaaaaaaagaagaagaagaaaggaaactgcaatgaaatggaaaattctATATGGTCTCAAATAACTTGGAATATATTATCGATATCTGCAACGGGATCACTAAACCTTATAAGCAGATTATCTTTTCCCAGTTAGTGTTGGTGCGGGGATTTCCTACTTTTGCAGGTGGGAATAATGCCATTTGTCCactacaaaaaataaaatgttatttccaCATGCTTAGAAAACAATTACGCCATTTGAGTATACCTTCGTTTTCGATAATGGGTCCATCTGACAGTTCCGGACACTTCTTAACAATTTCCTGTGCTTCGGAAATAGAAACTTTGCACGGAGCACCCTCGGCACTTACGCAGGtactgcaaaaataaaaaaaaaaattcattggcaaaagaaaatcaattgatttttcaattaagCGTTCTTACCTATTAACCCCATGACAGTCAACTTGACCGGCAACCATCTTCTTCCAATGTTCGTGAGTCTCTTCAATCACTTCTAAAGCAAATTCACGCGGCTTAGCCTCTCCATTGAACGCAAACTCGTTAGGGGGTTTTCCGTCAGGGATCTTGTAAATACGGAACCactctaaataataatagcgaTCAGCCCATGGTTGTAAATCGtaggaaaattattcaataGTACCAACAGTGGCGTTCATAAAACCAGGCATATGTTTCTCAACGTCTTCGATGTCTACAAAAacatacatttaaaaattgaatccTTAAGTgtgttaaataattttctcGGCTTACTGTTCAGCTGAGAAGCCAAAGGATCATTAACGTCAATTGCCATGACCTTCCAATCCGTTTCACCTGTACCcgttaaaagaataaaattaaataagctGACAATAACGTAAAAGTCGCGTACCTTCATCAATCAATGCAATAGTTCCCAAAACTTTGACTTGAATGACGTCTCCTCGTTTAGCAACCCTGTGTCCAATTTCGCAGACGTCAATAGGATCATTGTCTCCCTTGCATCCAGTTCTTTCATCCACAATATTTGGATTTTCCCAAGTCTAAACACAATTCTCATTATTTTCTAGCCTTAATTACAGTATTACAGATGTGGCATACCTGAGGGAGTGCTCCATAGTTCCAGATGTAGCCATGATGGGGGAAACAGTTGGCAACAAACCttaattttcctttctttacATCTTGTTTAATTGGATTAAGAGGCTCTTCCTTACATATCTGATATGGATGCAACAAATTGATAAGGTAAGCTATTTGAAATATGACAGGGGAAAACCAAGTTTACCTCCATTTTAGCATTTGTCCAGCGTGGTACTTCCACTACCATGTTGAAAACCTTCTGTTCATGATTGGCAAATAGAGGAATGTCATGGAAAGGGGAGATGGGTCCAAATTCATTTCCTAATAAGCAATAGGATGTTGTATACACTTTCAATTATACCTGACATGCAATCTAGCTCTTAGGACTGTTGTCATGACTACCCAACCTCTTGGatttcaaacacaaacaagGGTATTTGGGTTACAGGCCAAGATATGGTCAATGTGAACCATGTGAACCCAAGTACACatcaacattattttaaataaattaaaaatctaataaatgaatattcaTGTAAACATTTACTCAAGCTTAAGCTTTGAACAAATTCTCACATTAATATAATTCTAAAATGTAATGTGTAGATCATTTATGAAAAATTCTAGAAAGTTCCAATCACTTAAATAGGCTATCTTGACCGAGATACACGAGAAAGTAATGTtagataataatatatatgCAAACTCACGGAAATACACTCGGTGTTCCAAGGTGTTGGGAGCTCCTCTTTCTTCGATACGATACATATTTCGACGATGATTTGAAGTTAGATTTTGTGTAGCAAATGACGATTGGCACCTACGTGTGCTAATTAAAGCTGCTGGTGAACGACTCAGTCCGTTCGGACTCAGATGACGTGCAACAAGAGTAAGCCGGTTGAACGTTGATaacattcttttttcgtcCGCCATGCAAAATGCAGCGTTGCTTCTTGTTTCTTATCATCGTCTTGTTTATCTAATTTATATTGAGGCTCAAATCTACTTAAAAAAGTAACgaacaaatattttagttgTTTTGTGATAAAGAATAACTGTcaacgttaaaaataaaaataataaaaccttatttaaatttaaattcaagtttttacTAACATCTGCCCTACTCGGTCGCTAGAGGGATCTCatctcaaataaaataataacatgtgACGACGTAAGGCAAGGCTAGTCTGCTTCCCCGGCTCATATAAATCTCGAGTCACAACACgaattcattctttttaagCCCGGAGATCGTCGCGAATAGCAgtcttcattcaaatttttaaaacacctTTTCTAACAATCAAATATTGCGACTAAATCGTTTCTTTCCTCTCTATCGTAAATATTATTATGTTTACTATCTGTATAAAATCCTTTAATAATTAGATTATTTTGTATTACAGGCATTCAGGAAACCTTAGttgagaaaaaccaaaatgagcCAAAGTGttaacaaagaagaaatggtcAAGAAGTTAAATGAGACTCTGGATGTTGCTGATCCAGAAATCTTTGAATTaatcatcaaagaaaaaaatcgccaGAGCAAAGGCCTTGAAATGATTGCCTCAGAAAATTTTACATCCAAAGCAGTCTTGCAAGCACTTAGTAGCTGTTTACATAACAAATATTCAGAGGGATTGCCAGGAACAAGGTGATTTGTTCATCCCTAAATCTGtaacttatttgttttcattttttgaaccCTCTACAGATATTATGGTGGCAATGAATTCATTGACCAGATTGAAATTATGTGCCAAAAAAGGTGCTTGGAAGCCTATGGCCTGGATGCAGCTCAGTGGGGTGTTAATGTTCAGCCTTATTCTGGATCACCTGCCAATTTTGCTGTCTACACTGGAATTGTAGAGCCTCATGGTCGCATTATGGGTATATCATATCACACTTTAGTAATTGTGTGATTTGCAAAGAAtttaacttgaaaatttttttttattaggttTGGATCTACCTGATGGTGGGCATCTCACACATGGTTTTTTTACTGCAACCAAAAAGATATCTGCCACCTCAATCTTTTTTGAATCAATGCCTTATAAATCTAACCCTAAAACAGGTTTAATAGACTATGAGCAGCTAGCTGTCACTGCTAGGTTATTTAAGCCTAAACTGATCATTGCtggtaattaattattacttttcCTATTCCAGTAcgcaatttgaaaatgtttcgtaTTTTAGGAATCAGTTGTTACTCGCGTAATTTGGATTACGCCAAATTTCGTGCAATTGCTGATGACGTCGGTGCCTATTTGATGGCTGACATGGCTCATGTAAGTGGTCTGGTGGCTGCAGGTGTAGCCCCTTCGCCATTCCCGTATTGTGATATTGTAACAACGACAACTCACAAAACGCTCCGTGGACCAAGAGCTGGAGTAATATTTTTCCGGCGAGGTCCAACCAGTGCTCCTGGCGTTTCTTACGATTTTGAAAATCGTATCAATCAAGCTGTTTTCCCTGGTCTCCAAGGTGGGCCGCATAATCATGCGATTGCTGCCATTGCCATTGCTATGAAGCATGCTAAAAcggaagagtttaaatcctaTCAAGAACAGGTATTTTCattgttgaaaattaaaaaaaaaaaaaaatccctctTTCATAGTTATTCGAAACATTCTCTTTGTTTTCGGTAGGTAGTAAAAAATGCGCAAGAACT
Coding sequences within it:
- the LOC124204362 gene encoding uncharacterized protein LOC124204362; this encodes MSDLKKRQNKCVGRQQEGKSGQQRIEVKATWAAPGALRLAAYLLKRKSSSIWRFGSELSASVVSKLVCRSHTRHWISFVNSTFFQQQSDSKPAIMRGFGLLAIISCVWILLVLLLSVEAVPLAGKTGEDSGMPTEPEKMVNKTTSVYDYVTPEVMSTVVGAALGDQDCLRYSACKAGNYVADVTGKEIVLMVLDRWVPNSWQGTLRAFKEAATYKDDCKKQFPCSNPQQE
- the LOC124204359 gene encoding inorganic pyrophosphatase-like; the encoded protein is MADEKRMLSTFNRLTLVARHLSPNGLSRSPAALISTRRCQSSFATQNLTSNHRRNMYRIEERGAPNTLEHRVYFRNEFGPISPFHDIPLFANHEQKVFNMVVEVPRWTNAKMEICKEEPLNPIKQDVKKGKLRFVANCFPHHGYIWNYGALPQTWENPNIVDERTGCKGDNDPIDVCEIGHRVAKRGDVIQVKVLGTIALIDEGETDWKVMAIDVNDPLASQLNNIEDVEKHMPGFMNATVEWFRIYKIPDGKPPNEFAFNGEAKPREFALEVIEETHEHWKKMVAGQVDCHGVNSTCVSAEGAPCKVSISEAQEIVKKCPELSDGPIIENEVDKWHYSHLQK
- the LOC124204356 gene encoding serine hydroxymethyltransferase-like, whose amino-acid sequence is MSQSVNKEEMVKKLNETLDVADPEIFELIIKEKNRQSKGLEMIASENFTSKAVLQALSSCLHNKYSEGLPGTRYYGGNEFIDQIEIMCQKRCLEAYGLDAAQWGVNVQPYSGSPANFAVYTGIVEPHGRIMGLDLPDGGHLTHGFFTATKKISATSIFFESMPYKSNPKTGLIDYEQLAVTARLFKPKLIIAGISCYSRNLDYAKFRAIADDVGAYLMADMAHVSGLVAAGVAPSPFPYCDIVTTTTHKTLRGPRAGVIFFRRGPTSAPGVSYDFENRINQAVFPGLQGGPHNHAIAAIAIAMKHAKTEEFKSYQEQVVKNAQELCRGLQEHGYKIVTDGTDNHLILVDLRSVGLTGSKGEKILEEIGIACNKNTVPGDKSALNPSGIRLGTPALTTRGLLEADIKQVVEFINKGLQLALEVSAISGPKLVDFKRVLVEDSNVSTKVVQLRTEVESFALNFPMPGYEF